A single window of Zea mays cultivar B73 chromosome 10, Zm-B73-REFERENCE-NAM-5.0, whole genome shotgun sequence DNA harbors:
- the LOC100283216 gene encoding uncharacterized protein LOC100283216 precursor, with product MNCFWCPVHLKMKKSTTVLAISILVLSLASQFSWCAEAAEGSAGISTEPDLQVQEQVHGDMKNRLEMQGRNRKLGHEVTTVELKHHRRITSGHKGGSAGGGAGAGAAGAGTGGHNVGGGGAVTRPHSSKNGAAALPVPVSSVLTLALACGVVLSVMSY from the exons ATGAACTGCTTCTGGTGTCCTGTACATCTCAAGATGAAAAAAAGCACCACCGTCCTCGCCATCTCCATCTTGGTCCTCTCCCTTGCCTCCCAGTTCTCATGGTGTGCAGAAGCAGCTGAGGGAAGCGCCGGAATTTCCACAGAGCCTGATCTCCAGGTGCAAGAACAAGTGCACG GCGATATGAAAAACCGCCTGGAAATGCAGGGTCGCAACCGGAAGCTTGGCCATGAGGTGACCACAGTGGAGTTGAAGCATCACAGGAGGATTACCAGTGGGCACAAGGGTGGCAGCGCGGGTGGAGGCGCCGGCGCCGGTGCCGCGGGCGCAGGCACGGGTGGGCATAACGTGGGCGGCGGGGGCGCCGTGACGAGGCCGCACAGCTCCAAGAACGGCGCGGCGGCGCTCCCAGtgccggtgtcgtccgtcctgacgcTGGCCTTGGCCTGCGGAGTTGTTCTGTCAGTCATGAGCTACTGA